From one Triticum aestivum cultivar Chinese Spring chromosome 4B, IWGSC CS RefSeq v2.1, whole genome shotgun sequence genomic stretch:
- the LOC123090899 gene encoding uncharacterized protein has protein sequence MLSRYFGRADAGAAEDPAPEPFSFPEPLPTWPQGGGFARGRIRVAGGELELAAATAFDKICTLSPSARLQRCNGATFYRPAGVPEGFTVLGHYCQPNSRRLHGHLLVARAADPPRSTEPPLRAPRDYELVWAFHATGASAGAGSCAGYGRSDAYFWLPVPPEGYRALGILVTTEPGKPALDAVGCVRADLTDECEPHSSLLHLQLTRPTSASPGKSFAVRGVRPLKRGMREKGIGAGTFWCAAADGCSSPAPSEQGLACLKNVDLDLSAMPTLEQVHAVIQHYGPTLYFHPKEVYLPSSVAWYFKNGAKLFKKGGGAVGEEIDAEGSNLPGGGWNDGEYWMDIPEGKRRQAVIRGDMESAELYAHVKPAMGGACTDVAMWVFCPFNGPARLKLGLINLPLGTTGQHVGDWEHFTLRVSNFTGELMAVYYSQHSGGRWVDAAKLEYAAGNRPAVYSSRNGHASYPRAGVYLQGSAALGVGILNEAARSKLSVDSSVRYRVVAAEYLGDGIVAEPQWLQFMREWGPTVIYRSRTGTERMVKSMPQRLSCPAENMLNKMPNELSKEEGPTGPKEKNMWEGDERW, from the exons ATGCTGAGCCGCTACTTTGGCCGCGCCGACGCCGGCGCCGCCGAGGACCCGGCGCCGGAGCCCTTCTCCTTCCCCGAGCCCCTCCCGACGTGGCCGCAAG GTGGCGGGTTCGCGCGGGGCAGGATCCGCGTGGCCGGAGGGGAGCTGGAGCTCGCCGCGGCCACGGCCTTCGACAAAATCTGCACCCTGTCGCCTTCGGCGCGGCTGCAGCGCTGCAACGGCGCCACCTTCTACCGGCCGGCCGGCGTCCCCGAGGGCTTCACAGTGCTGGGCCACTACTGCCAGCCCAACAGCCGCCGGCTCCACGGCCACCTCCTCGTCGCCAGGGCCGCCGACCCGCCGCGCTCCACGGAGCCGCCTCTCCGCGCGCCGCGGGACTATGAGCTCGTCTGGGCCTTCCACGCCACCGGCGCGAGCGCGGGCGCGGGCTCTTGCGCCGGCTACGGCCGCAGCGACGCCTACTTCTGGCTCCCCGTGCCGCCGGAGGGGTACCGGGCGCTCGGGATCCTCGTCACGACGGAGCCCGGCAAGCCGGCGCTCGACGCGGTGGGCTGCGTGCGCGCCGACCTCACCGACGAGTGCGAGCCGCACAGCTCGCTGCTCCACCTGCAGCTCACGCGCCCGACGTCGGCGTCGCCCGGGAAGTCCTTCGCCGTGCGTGGCGTGAGGCCGCTGAAAAGAGGGATGCGGGAGAAGGGCATCGGCGCGGGCACTTTCTGGTGCGCCGCCGCGGACGGGTGCTCGTCCCCGGCCCCGAGCGAGCAGGGCCTCGCGTGCCTCAAGAACGTCGACCTCGACCTGTCGGCGATGCCGACCCTGGAGCAGGTGCACGCCGTGATCCAGCATTACGGGCCCACGCTCTACTTCCACCCGAAAGAGGTCTACCTGCCGTCGTCCGTCGCCTGGTACTTCAAGAACGGGGCCAAGCTGTTCAAGAAAGGAGGGGGCGCCGTCGGCGAGGAGATCGACGCCGAGGGGTCCAACCTCCCGGGCGGCGGGTGGAACGACGGGGAGTACTGGATGGACATACCGGAGGGCAAGAGGAGGCAGGCGGTCATCCGCGGCGACATGGAGAGCGCGGAGCTGTACGCGCACGTGAAGCCGGCGATGGGCGGGGCGTGCACCGACGTGGCCATGTGGGTGTTCTGCCCGTTCAACGGCCCGGCCAGGCTGAAGCTCGGCCTCATCAACCTCCCGCTGGGCACGACCGGGCAGCACGTCGGCGACTGGGAGCACTTCACGCTCCGGGTCAGCAACTTCACCGGCGAGCTCATGGCCGTCTACTACTCGCAGCACAGCGGGGGCAGGTGGGTGGACGCGGCCAAGCTGGAGTACGCCGCGGGGAACAGGCCGGCGGTGTACTCGTCCCGGAACGGGCACGCGAGCTACCCGCGCGCCGGCGTGTACCTGCAGGGCTCGGCGGCGCTCGGGGTCGGGATCCTGAACGAGGCCGCCCGGAGCAAGCTGTCCGTCGACTCCAGCGTCAGGTAccgcgtggtggcggcggagtacCTGGGAGACGGCATCGTGGCCGAGCCCCAGTGGCTGCAGTTCATGCGGGAGTGGGGGCCGACGGTGATCTACAGGTCGAGGACGGGGACGGAGCGGATGGTCAAGAGTATGCCCCAGCGGCTCAGTTGTCCGGCGGAGAACATGCTGAACAAGATGCCGAACGAGCTCTCCAAAGAGGAAGGCCCGACCGGGCCCAAGGAGAAGAATATGTGGGAGGGAGATGAAAGATGGTAG
- the LOC123090900 gene encoding calcium load-activated calcium channel → MASALSSLRYGDSLSVVAISGATAVLCEAISWLLIYRTATYNSLRASIERHSRKLDSMKSISSGAGGAAPSSQPASSRAKKMDRVESSLKDASRELSLAKLKSGAVVAAVLFVVFGLLNSLFEGRAVAKLPFAPVPLVQRMSHRGLPGNDPTDCAMVFLYFLCSMSIRTNLQKLLGFTPPRAAAGAGGGLFAMPDPKAN, encoded by the coding sequence ATGGCGTCGGCGCTCTCCTCCCTCCGCTACGGCGACAGCCTGTCGGTGGTGGCCATCTCGGGCGCCACGGCGGTGCTCTGCGAGGCCATCTCCTGGCTCCTCATCTACCGCACCGCCACCTACAACTCCCTCCGCGCCTCCATCGAGCGCCACTCCCGCAAGCTCGACTCCATGAAGTCCATCTCCTCGGGCGCCGGCGGCGCCGCGCCCTCCTCCCAGCCGGCCTCCTCGCGGGCCAAGAAGATGGACCGCGTCGAGTCCAGCCTCAAGGACGCCTCGCGGGAGCTCTCCCTCGCCAAGCTCAAGTCCGGTGCCGTCGTCGCCGCCGTGCTCTTCGTCGTCTTCGGCCTCCTCAACTCGCTCTTCGAGGGCCGCGCCGTCGCCAAGCTGCCCTTCGCGCCCGTCCCGCTCGTGCAGCGCATGAGCCACCGCGGCCTGCCCGGGAACGACCCCACCGACTGCGCCATGGTCTTCCTCTACTTCCTCTGCTCCATGAGCATACGGACAAACCTCCAGAAGCTGCTCGGCTTCACGCCGCCCCGCGcggccgcgggggccggcggtgGCCTCTTCGCCATGCCCGATCCCAAAGCCAATTGA